A single Verrucomicrobiia bacterium DNA region contains:
- a CDS encoding NapC/NirT family cytochrome c: MKTDDKVARKSGSWRNWLTLAGGVVAVGSFFAFLLLFAIDMLAAYSNPYMGILAYVIAPGFLFLGLTLVVAGIWWQRWRARKLGVVVSSFLAVDLSRSQDRKKLWIFGGASVVFLLATAIGSYQTYHVAESVQFCGQACHGPMKPEYVAYQVSPHARVSCVQCHVGGGAEAFVRAKMNGVHQLIAVFTDDYHRPIKTPIRNLRPARETCEQCHWPQKFSGNIDRTYQSYLADETNTPYAVRLSLLVGGADPEYGPVGGIHWHVSQENKIEYIATDERRQVIPWVRVTDPQGNITEYRTPRFTNDVRGFEIRTMDCMDCHNRPAHQYASPNDAVNFAMRIGKISPSIPWVKSNVVELLAEEYATETEALEKLKAGLREIYADRPEVDQLVTEVQNIYRKNFFPEMKVSWEAYPVNAGHKDWPGCFRCHDDRHHATTSERTIPASGCQSCHTILAQGQGAELDLITPQGQEFRHPGDPIDGACNDCHTGGP, encoded by the coding sequence ATGAAAACGGACGATAAGGTGGCACGGAAATCAGGGTCTTGGCGCAACTGGTTGACGTTGGCCGGAGGCGTGGTGGCGGTGGGCAGTTTCTTCGCGTTTCTGCTGCTCTTCGCGATTGACATGCTCGCAGCCTACAGCAATCCCTACATGGGGATTCTGGCCTACGTGATTGCGCCGGGATTTTTGTTTCTCGGGCTGACTCTGGTAGTCGCGGGCATTTGGTGGCAACGCTGGCGCGCGCGTAAGCTCGGCGTGGTTGTTTCTAGTTTTCTGGCCGTGGATCTTTCCCGTTCCCAGGATCGCAAGAAACTGTGGATCTTTGGTGGAGCAAGTGTGGTTTTCCTCCTGGCTACGGCCATCGGCAGTTACCAGACCTACCATGTGGCTGAGTCGGTGCAGTTTTGCGGCCAGGCCTGCCATGGTCCAATGAAACCGGAATATGTGGCGTACCAAGTTTCCCCGCACGCTCGGGTTTCCTGTGTGCAATGTCATGTGGGTGGCGGAGCGGAAGCCTTCGTGCGCGCTAAGATGAATGGGGTGCATCAACTCATCGCCGTGTTCACGGATGATTACCATCGCCCCATTAAAACGCCGATTCGGAATTTACGGCCGGCCCGCGAGACGTGTGAGCAATGCCACTGGCCGCAGAAATTTTCGGGCAACATTGACCGCACCTATCAATCCTATCTGGCGGACGAAACCAATACCCCTTACGCCGTACGCCTCTCTCTGCTCGTGGGCGGGGCGGATCCCGAATACGGTCCCGTGGGTGGCATTCACTGGCATGTCAGTCAGGAAAATAAAATCGAGTACATTGCCACGGACGAGCGGCGTCAGGTAATCCCATGGGTGCGGGTGACGGACCCGCAAGGTAATATCACCGAATATCGCACGCCACGCTTCACCAATGACGTGCGCGGTTTTGAAATCCGCACCATGGATTGTATGGACTGTCACAATCGTCCGGCTCACCAATACGCTTCCCCGAATGACGCGGTAAACTTTGCCATGCGAATTGGCAAAATCAGTCCCAGCATTCCCTGGGTGAAATCCAACGTGGTAGAATTGCTGGCAGAGGAATACGCAACTGAGACCGAGGCGCTAGAAAAACTCAAAGCCGGTCTGCGCGAAATTTATGCGGATCGCCCGGAAGTGGACCAATTGGTGACCGAGGTGCAGAACATTTACCGTAAGAATTTTTTTCCGGAAATGAAGGTGAGCTGGGAGGCCTATCCCGTGAACGCTGGTCACAAGGACTGGCCGGGTTGCTTCCGTTGCCACGACGACCGGCATCATGCCACCACTTCCGAAAGGACCATTCCTGCCAGTGGCTGCCAATCTTGTCATACCATTCTGGCGCAAGGGCAGGGGGCAGAATTGGATCTGATTACGCCGCAGGGACAGGAATTCCGCCATCCCGGTGATCCCATTGATGGCGCGTGCAACGACTGTCACACCGGCGGGCCGTAA
- a CDS encoding cytochrome c: MKKILLLSIVLAAVTVLPSRAAEAKEIYAKSCAKCHGKEGKGDTKMGQKNGCKDYTDAKVQAALKDDEALKAIKEGLKDKKGKEVMKPAEDLSDAEIKELIAYMRSFKK, from the coding sequence ATGAAAAAAATACTATTACTCTCGATCGTCCTCGCCGCAGTCACCGTCCTTCCTTCACGGGCGGCCGAAGCCAAGGAGATTTACGCCAAATCTTGCGCCAAGTGCCATGGGAAAGAGGGTAAAGGCGACACCAAAATGGGACAAAAAAATGGGTGCAAAGATTACACCGACGCCAAAGTGCAAGCGGCGTTGAAGGATGACGAAGCCTTAAAAGCCATCAAGGAGGGCCTTAAGGACAAGAAGGGTAAAGAAGTCATGAAACCTGCGGAAGATTTGTCGGATGCGGAGATCAAGGAACTAATTGCTTACATGCGATCGTTCAAAAAATAA
- a CDS encoding DUF456 family protein, translating to MNWEQIIGLSLALVVMLVALVGNVIPGVPGTPLALVAVIGHRLYFGAASVNNAVLTALILLTVLALALDFLGSALGAKKFGATWRGITGAVIGGLVGLFFNLPGIILGPFIGATLFELIGDKELKAAARAGLGAVIGLALGVIGKSAICVVMIVLFAVNVIARSID from the coding sequence GTGAACTGGGAACAAATCATCGGATTAAGTTTGGCGCTGGTGGTCATGCTGGTGGCGTTGGTGGGCAACGTGATCCCCGGGGTTCCGGGAACGCCGCTCGCTTTGGTCGCGGTGATTGGTCATCGGCTGTATTTCGGAGCGGCAAGTGTCAACAATGCGGTTTTAACGGCGCTGATTCTACTGACGGTGCTGGCGTTGGCCCTGGATTTTTTGGGCAGTGCGCTGGGCGCGAAGAAGTTTGGCGCCACCTGGCGCGGCATCACCGGCGCGGTGATTGGCGGACTGGTCGGACTGTTTTTCAATTTGCCGGGAATCATTCTCGGCCCGTTCATCGGCGCGACGCTGTTCGAGTTGATCGGCGACAAAGAACTCAAGGCGGCCGCCCGGGCTGGCCTGGGAGCGGTGATTGGCTTGGCGCTGGGCGTGATCGGCAAGTCGGCCATTTGCGTGGTGATGATCGTGTTGTTCGCCGTGAACGTCATTGCGCGCTCCATTGATTGA
- a CDS encoding alpha-galactosidase, translating to MRKNFFLAGILAAIACVTSAAPFNVSTDWLLDATPYRAQVQTNADGRQLRLSNGLLARTFRLTPNAATIALDNLATGESLLRGVKPEAVVEIDGARYEIGGLKGQPNYAFLRPEWIEQLQGDAAAFQLTGFIVSPIEARFAWKQVRHHAPDVKWPPSGVHLRMDYAPSSGTDESATRDIRVSVHYELYDGLPCYSKWLTVSNGTTRTIRVDRFVSEILAAVERVAEVDELAAGRQTPNLHIETDMAFGGMMAAGANRRSFRWLPDPQFDTQVNYEKKTPCLLEIGPDLGPAQEIAPGDTFESFRAWVLPFEDFDRERCGLALRRMYRVIAPWVTENPLMMHVRSADERTVTNAIQQCAEVGFEMVILSFGSGFDLENENPETLARAQYYADFARSRGIEIGSYSLLASRSVGGGNDVVMPPGQHPTFGNSPCLVSTWGTNYFRRLYGFSRDSGFTLLEHDGSYPGDVCQSDQHPGHRGLADSRWKQWREITDFYKWCRGQGFYLNVPDHYFLSGSSKTGMGYRETNWSLQREQQVIHTRQNIYDGTWEKTPSMGWMFVPLTEYQGGGAAATIEPLDEHLDHYERMLYSNLALGVQACYRGPRLYDTERTQAMLRRWVGWFKAHRDILESDLIHGRRADARDLDWMLHVNPKLKEKGLLVVFNPLNEPMSRTLRVNLYYTGLTDDARVSQAGGATGVFKLNRDYAIELPVQVAAQGMSWFVIE from the coding sequence ATGCGTAAAAACTTTTTCCTTGCTGGAATCTTGGCGGCGATTGCGTGCGTGACTTCCGCCGCGCCGTTCAATGTTTCAACCGACTGGTTGCTGGATGCCACACCCTACCGCGCCCAGGTGCAGACCAATGCTGATGGGCGTCAACTGCGTCTCAGCAACGGTTTGCTGGCGCGAACCTTTCGTCTTACGCCCAACGCCGCCACGATCGCCCTCGATAATCTGGCCACTGGCGAATCCTTGTTGCGCGGCGTCAAACCCGAGGCGGTGGTGGAAATTGACGGCGCGCGATACGAAATTGGCGGACTTAAAGGTCAGCCAAATTACGCCTTTTTGCGTCCGGAATGGATCGAACAATTGCAGGGTGACGCCGCCGCTTTTCAGTTGACCGGATTCATAGTGAGTCCAATTGAAGCGCGCTTTGCGTGGAAGCAGGTGCGGCATCACGCCCCCGATGTGAAGTGGCCGCCGTCCGGAGTGCATTTGCGGATGGACTACGCACCATCGAGCGGCACAGACGAATCGGCAACGCGCGACATTCGCGTGTCCGTTCATTACGAACTTTACGATGGGCTGCCGTGTTACAGCAAATGGTTGACCGTCAGCAACGGGACGACACGGACCATTCGCGTGGATCGCTTCGTCAGTGAAATTCTGGCCGCCGTCGAGCGGGTAGCCGAGGTGGATGAATTGGCGGCGGGCCGTCAGACGCCAAACCTGCATATCGAGACCGACATGGCCTTCGGCGGCATGATGGCGGCGGGAGCGAACCGACGCTCGTTTCGCTGGTTGCCTGACCCGCAGTTTGACACGCAGGTCAATTACGAAAAGAAAACGCCCTGCCTTTTGGAGATTGGACCGGATCTCGGACCGGCGCAGGAGATTGCTCCCGGCGACACGTTCGAGTCATTCCGCGCGTGGGTGTTGCCGTTCGAGGATTTCGATCGGGAACGTTGTGGTCTGGCCCTGCGCCGCATGTATCGCGTCATTGCGCCGTGGGTGACGGAAAATCCATTGATGATGCATGTGCGTTCAGCGGATGAGCGCACGGTAACGAACGCCATCCAGCAATGCGCCGAAGTCGGGTTCGAGATGGTGATTCTCAGCTTCGGCAGCGGGTTTGATCTCGAAAATGAAAATCCGGAAACCCTTGCCCGAGCACAGTATTACGCTGATTTTGCCCGCAGTCGGGGCATTGAAATCGGCAGCTACTCGCTGTTGGCCTCGCGAAGCGTTGGCGGGGGCAACGACGTGGTGATGCCGCCGGGGCAACATCCGACCTTTGGCAATTCGCCATGTCTCGTCAGCACTTGGGGAACGAATTATTTCCGACGGCTCTATGGATTTTCCCGCGACAGCGGTTTCACGTTACTGGAGCATGATGGTTCGTATCCGGGTGACGTTTGCCAGAGCGATCAGCACCCCGGCCATCGCGGTCTGGCGGATTCGCGTTGGAAGCAATGGCGCGAGATCACGGATTTTTACAAATGGTGTCGCGGCCAGGGATTTTATTTGAACGTGCCCGATCATTATTTCCTATCTGGTTCGAGCAAAACCGGCATGGGCTATCGCGAAACCAACTGGTCATTGCAACGCGAGCAACAGGTCATTCACACCCGGCAGAACATCTACGACGGGACCTGGGAGAAAACCCCCAGCATGGGCTGGATGTTTGTGCCGCTCACCGAATATCAGGGCGGCGGCGCGGCGGCGACCATCGAGCCGCTCGATGAACACTTGGACCATTATGAACGGATGCTCTACAGCAATCTCGCGCTGGGAGTGCAGGCGTGTTATCGCGGACCGCGGTTGTATGACACCGAGCGCACCCAGGCCATGCTCCGCCGCTGGGTAGGCTGGTTTAAGGCGCACCGCGACATTTTGGAAAGCGATTTGATTCATGGCCGTCGGGCCGACGCGCGCGATCTGGACTGGATGCTGCACGTGAATCCCAAGTTGAAAGAAAAGGGTCTGCTCGTTGTGTTCAATCCGCTGAATGAGCCGATGAGCAGAACCTTACGCGTGAATCTTTATTACACTGGTCTGACCGACGACGCGCGCGTCAGCCAAGCGGGTGGGGCGACCGGGGTTTTCAAATTAAACCGCGACTACGCAATCGAGCTGCCAGTGCAAGTTGCGGCTCAAGGCATGAGTTGGTTCGTAATTGAGTAA
- a CDS encoding beta-propeller fold lactonase family protein, whose protein sequence is MKQVRRSLLHSFVALAITLGLVTSCQHAPGPAVFKGTTEVVGQQGTNRWYTPANQILTPAGQQVELPGMRPQVIALSPDGQLLLTAGKTGDLVVLDPATGEVRQRVPLPSEKELAPTPDAVSTHILEPDKDGQVSFTGLAFSPDGQRIYFANVNGSVKVFGVENGTNVVGLFTLPLPPADAPGRKAEIPSGLAVSVDGQRLYVCGNLSNRLLELEAATGKLLRTWDVGVAPYDVVLVGGKAYVSNWGGRRPEADSLTGPAGRGTLVRVDPVRHIASEGSVSVIDIASQAPAGKAQAEILTGLHATAMAVSPNGRWLVVANTGSDTLSVLDTRTDKIVETIWMRQSPADLFGAQPNALTFDPRGKKLFVCNGTQNAIAIVDFKAGDSIPRGLVPVGWFPGGIVYHPKLNRLCVANIKGIGSTKRYKSGEKIQYNSHQYFGTLSLVTPPKNRELAGYTQIALDNMRYGLVREARRPARPGQPPRPVPERVGEPSVFKHVVYIIKENRTYDQVHGDIKEGNGDPLLCIFGEHITPNQHKMVREFVLLDNTYCSGILSAEGHQWADTGMSTDYMERSFAGFPRSYPDGMEDDDVDALAYSPAGFIWDNALAHGKTLRIYGEFAATEVRWTDPNRKGPIRFADHWKEFTTGAGEIRIWSRPTIESIRPYLCTNTVGWDMDIPDVFRAREFIKELREYEQAGELPNFIIICLPNNHTSGTRKGSPTPDAHVADNDLALGQIVEALSHSPFWKETCIFAIEDDPQGGWDHVSGYRTTAYVISPYTKRGAVISTQYNQTSLLRTMELMLGLPPMNQLDASATPMTDCFMDLPDFTPYQLVANNVPLDQMNPDPKAINDPLLRKNAYASAKLPLHIVDACPEDQFNRILWYAMKGSQEPYPEWAITKLDDDDD, encoded by the coding sequence ATGAAACAAGTGCGTCGCTCCCTCCTCCATTCCTTCGTAGCGCTGGCGATTACGCTTGGCTTGGTCACCAGTTGTCAACATGCGCCTGGCCCTGCCGTATTCAAGGGCACCACCGAAGTCGTCGGTCAACAGGGCACGAATCGGTGGTACACGCCAGCCAACCAAATTTTGACGCCCGCCGGTCAGCAGGTCGAACTACCCGGCATGCGGCCACAGGTGATCGCGCTCAGCCCTGATGGTCAACTGCTTCTCACCGCCGGCAAAACCGGAGACCTCGTGGTGCTGGACCCGGCCACCGGCGAGGTCCGCCAACGCGTGCCGTTGCCATCGGAAAAGGAACTCGCGCCGACGCCAGATGCTGTTTCCACGCACATCCTGGAGCCGGACAAGGATGGCCAGGTTAGTTTCACCGGCTTGGCGTTCTCTCCGGATGGACAACGCATTTATTTCGCCAACGTGAATGGCAGCGTCAAGGTGTTCGGTGTGGAAAACGGCACAAATGTGGTCGGGCTTTTCACCCTGCCCTTGCCGCCCGCGGACGCACCCGGGCGCAAGGCGGAAATCCCTTCCGGACTCGCCGTTTCGGTTGATGGCCAGCGACTGTACGTTTGCGGCAATCTTTCCAATCGCTTGCTGGAACTGGAAGCCGCGACCGGAAAACTCTTGCGCACCTGGGACGTGGGCGTTGCCCCCTACGACGTGGTATTGGTGGGCGGCAAAGCGTACGTCAGCAACTGGGGTGGGCGACGACCGGAAGCGGATAGTCTCACCGGCCCGGCGGGGCGCGGGACGTTGGTGCGGGTGGATCCCGTGCGGCACATTGCCAGTGAAGGTTCCGTTTCGGTGATTGATATTGCCTCCCAAGCTCCCGCCGGAAAGGCGCAAGCGGAAATCCTGACGGGTCTGCACGCCACGGCGATGGCGGTTTCGCCCAATGGCCGCTGGTTGGTGGTGGCCAACACCGGCAGTGATACGCTCAGCGTGCTGGACACGCGCACGGATAAAATCGTCGAAACCATCTGGATGCGGCAAAGCCCGGCGGATTTGTTTGGCGCGCAACCCAACGCGCTGACTTTCGATCCGAGGGGTAAAAAATTGTTCGTCTGCAACGGCACGCAGAACGCCATCGCCATTGTGGATTTCAAGGCCGGCGATTCCATACCGCGCGGCTTGGTGCCGGTCGGGTGGTTTCCGGGCGGCATTGTGTATCATCCCAAACTCAACCGGCTCTGCGTCGCCAATATCAAGGGAATTGGTTCGACCAAACGTTACAAATCAGGTGAGAAGATTCAGTACAACTCCCACCAGTATTTCGGCACGCTTTCCCTGGTCACACCGCCTAAAAATCGTGAACTGGCCGGGTACACTCAAATTGCCCTCGACAACATGCGCTACGGCCTGGTGCGCGAAGCCCGCCGTCCGGCGCGCCCCGGCCAACCACCTCGGCCCGTGCCCGAGCGGGTGGGCGAACCGAGCGTGTTCAAACACGTCGTTTACATCATCAAGGAAAACCGCACCTACGACCAGGTGCATGGCGACATCAAGGAAGGTAACGGCGATCCGTTGTTGTGCATTTTCGGAGAACACATCACGCCCAACCAGCACAAGATGGTGCGGGAATTTGTGCTGCTCGATAATACCTACTGCTCCGGCATCCTCAGCGCCGAGGGTCATCAATGGGCCGACACCGGCATGTCCACGGATTACATGGAACGGTCGTTCGCCGGTTTTCCGCGCAGCTATCCCGACGGCATGGAGGATGACGACGTGGACGCATTGGCCTATTCGCCCGCTGGGTTTATTTGGGACAACGCACTGGCGCACGGCAAAACGCTGCGCATTTACGGGGAGTTCGCGGCGACGGAAGTGCGCTGGACTGATCCCAATCGCAAGGGACCGATCCGATTTGCTGATCATTGGAAAGAGTTCACGACCGGTGCCGGCGAAATTCGCATCTGGAGTCGGCCCACGATTGAATCCATCCGCCCTTATCTTTGCACCAACACGGTGGGTTGGGATATGGATATCCCGGACGTGTTTCGAGCCCGCGAGTTTATCAAGGAACTGCGCGAATATGAGCAAGCCGGGGAATTGCCCAATTTCATCATTATTTGCTTGCCCAACAACCATACCAGCGGCACGCGCAAAGGCTCGCCGACACCCGACGCGCATGTGGCCGACAACGATCTCGCCTTGGGTCAAATCGTGGAAGCCCTGAGCCACAGCCCGTTCTGGAAGGAAACCTGCATCTTCGCCATCGAGGACGATCCGCAAGGCGGTTGGGATCATGTGAGCGGCTACCGCACGACCGCCTACGTCATCAGCCCATACACCAAACGCGGAGCGGTGATCAGCACGCAATACAATCAAACCAGCCTGCTGCGCACCATGGAATTGATGTTGGGATTGCCGCCGATGAATCAGCTCGATGCGAGTGCGACGCCCATGACCGATTGTTTCATGGACCTGCCGGACTTCACGCCCTATCAACTCGTGGCCAACAACGTGCCGCTGGACCAAATGAATCCCGATCCCAAGGCGATCAACGATCCGTTGCTGCGCAAAAACGCCTACGCTTCCGCCAAGCTGCCGCTCCACATCGTGGACGCCTGTCCGGAAGATCAGTTCAACCGCATCCTCTGGTATGCGATGAAAGGTTCGCAAGAACCGTATCCGGAGTGGGCCATTACCAAACTGGACGACGACGATGATTGA
- a CDS encoding sugar phosphate isomerase/epimerase, with the protein MAQPCYHPSVEGAQHGAKSLAQFLAYAKKSGAAGAQPSNFMLQNSKGGLQSAKEIKNAFARAKMKFDGVSAHCAFWVHTSAWTGTPTIRPFVPPDVAKRSPAQIEQWAEDYCLRLLDLCAELGIKIVPMFWGVAFGWELATGYPWGFWKGADYDLLEEGKARFVKKTAKLRAHARQLGIYLAHEIHAGTAAMTADDFNLLVKACDGDPVLTVNADPSHCWEGEDFETRFRKVADRVYACHVKNIVVRHSRPLRMMAPDWPDRAMQFVDIPSGDLNMVRYAELMINIGYPQRYCQVMGTKTAPLVVEAESAFRDLEATSANGIQYVRDNLCFPLAAGSFEEGMGA; encoded by the coding sequence ATGGCACAACCTTGTTATCATCCCAGTGTGGAAGGCGCACAACACGGCGCCAAATCGCTCGCGCAATTTCTGGCCTACGCCAAAAAATCCGGCGCGGCCGGGGCGCAACCTTCCAACTTCATGCTGCAAAACAGCAAAGGCGGCCTGCAATCGGCCAAAGAAATCAAAAACGCTTTTGCCCGCGCCAAGATGAAGTTCGACGGCGTGTCGGCGCATTGCGCGTTTTGGGTGCATACCAGCGCGTGGACGGGCACGCCGACCATTCGTCCGTTTGTTCCGCCGGATGTGGCCAAGCGTTCCCCGGCGCAAATCGAGCAATGGGCCGAGGATTATTGTCTCCGCCTGCTTGATCTTTGCGCCGAACTCGGCATCAAAATTGTCCCGATGTTCTGGGGCGTGGCCTTCGGCTGGGAGCTGGCCACCGGTTATCCGTGGGGCTTCTGGAAAGGCGCCGATTACGATTTGCTCGAAGAAGGCAAGGCGCGCTTTGTCAAAAAAACCGCGAAGCTGCGCGCCCATGCGCGTCAGTTGGGGATTTATCTGGCGCACGAGATTCACGCCGGCACCGCCGCCATGACGGCGGACGATTTTAACCTGCTCGTAAAGGCTTGCGATGGAGATCCGGTGCTCACCGTCAATGCCGATCCATCGCATTGCTGGGAAGGCGAAGATTTTGAAACGCGCTTTCGCAAGGTGGCGGATCGCGTTTATGCCTGTCACGTGAAGAACATCGTCGTGCGGCACAGTCGGCCGCTGCGCATGATGGCACCGGATTGGCCGGATCGCGCGATGCAATTTGTGGATATTCCGAGTGGCGACCTCAACATGGTGCGTTACGCGGAATTGATGATCAACATTGGTTATCCGCAGCGTTATTGTCAGGTGATGGGTACAAAGACCGCACCGCTGGTCGTGGAAGCTGAAAGCGCATTTCGCGATCTTGAAGCGACGAGCGCCAACGGCATTCAATACGTGCGCGACAACCTCTGCTTCCCATTGGCCGCTGGATCGTTTGAAGAAGGCATGGGCGCGTAA
- a CDS encoding prepilin-type N-terminal cleavage/methylation domain-containing protein, whose translation MNSSRRTHRPPVALEAFTLIELLVVIAIIAILAALLLPSLSKSKGSALTASCQNNLRQLQICWQLYAGDNDDILPPNDFFYVFDLSNPGGGTLGDDSQTWCRSIAPLDDYPINDDTSLLFRYNQNQGIYHCPADRSTVTNAPGKLRNRSYNMSNSINMSRANSFRKSTEIPRPTELFTFIDTHENAIWDATFGILELGGPRQNYWLDVPADRHRQGANLAFADGHVDLHKWKHPKGEVPIGGHTLNAADLEDLRWLQQHIKGANGN comes from the coding sequence GTGAATTCGAGTCGTCGAACCCATCGCCCTCCTGTGGCTCTGGAAGCGTTTACGCTGATCGAGTTGTTGGTGGTCATCGCCATCATTGCCATTCTGGCGGCATTGTTGCTTCCCTCACTGAGCAAGAGCAAAGGAAGTGCCCTGACGGCGTCCTGCCAGAACAACCTGCGCCAATTGCAAATCTGCTGGCAATTGTATGCCGGGGACAATGACGACATTCTGCCGCCCAACGATTTCTTTTATGTATTTGACCTGAGCAATCCGGGCGGGGGGACGCTGGGCGACGACAGCCAGACTTGGTGTCGATCCATCGCGCCCCTTGATGACTACCCGATCAATGACGACACTTCGCTGTTATTTCGCTACAACCAGAACCAGGGGATTTACCATTGTCCGGCCGACCGCAGCACCGTCACCAATGCGCCCGGAAAATTGCGCAACCGCAGCTACAACATGAGCAACAGCATCAACATGTCGCGCGCCAATTCGTTTCGCAAATCCACAGAAATCCCGCGTCCGACGGAACTGTTCACCTTCATTGACACGCACGAAAATGCGATTTGGGATGCCACTTTCGGCATCTTGGAGTTGGGCGGTCCTCGGCAAAATTATTGGCTGGATGTTCCTGCGGATCGGCACCGGCAGGGCGCCAATCTGGCCTTCGCCGACGGCCATGTGGATCTTCACAAGTGGAAACATCCCAAGGGAGAGGTCCCCATTGGCGGGCACACCCTCAACGCGGCAGACTTGGAGGACTTGCGCTGGTTACAACAACACATCAAGGGCGCGAACGGTAATTAA
- a CDS encoding glutamine--tRNA ligase — MSLEQPQFTASSPAPSDFIRDIVAQHVAEKKYPRIHTRFPPEPNGYLHIGHAKSICLNFGIAREFGGVCNLRMDDTNPAKEDLEYVDSIQADVNWLIGGWADANLGLKSKGQTPAPLVANGQTDFHLPPASGGGQSDVEPFYASDYFAALYEYAVALIKQGQAYVCDLTPEQTDEYRRLGKASPFRDRSVEENLDLFTRMKNGEFPDGAKVLRAKIIVDAPNIWLRDPLLYRIKHAEHHHTGNVWCIYPMYDFAHCLSDYIEGITHSVCTLEFEVHRPLYDWILANLNLPRALPHQYEFARLNLSYTVMSKRKLMQLVDEKLVTGWDDPRLPTISGLRRRGVTPEALRNFAYNIGITKYNGITDVAVLEFAIREDLNKRALRRLAVLRPIKVVLTNYPEDKIEELDAVNNPEAARTSSPSPADGAHGVSCPTYSDEHLGTRKVPFSRELYIERDDFAEVPPPKFYRLKPGGEVRLKYAYIIRCDEVIKDADGNLVELRCTADLDSKMGGPTANRKVKGTIHWVSAPHAVDAEVRLYDRLFTEAEPEKDGRDFKSVLNPRSLEILTAKCEPSLRNAQPSERYQFERLAYFALDAEAAAADGAARLVFNRTITLKDAWAKQTQKGGGK, encoded by the coding sequence ATGAGTTTGGAACAGCCCCAATTCACCGCGTCTTCCCCCGCGCCAAGTGATTTTATCCGCGATATCGTGGCGCAACATGTTGCCGAGAAAAAATATCCGCGCATCCACACCCGGTTTCCGCCCGAGCCGAACGGTTATCTCCACATCGGCCACGCCAAAAGCATTTGCCTGAACTTCGGCATCGCACGGGAGTTTGGCGGAGTGTGCAATTTGCGCATGGACGATACGAATCCGGCCAAGGAAGACCTCGAATATGTGGACAGCATTCAAGCTGATGTGAACTGGCTCATTGGCGGTTGGGCGGACGCCAACCTGGGATTGAAGTCCAAAGGCCAAACGCCAGCGCCGCTCGTGGCCAACGGCCAAACTGATTTCCATCTGCCCCCCGCCAGCGGCGGCGGCCAATCGGATGTCGAACCGTTTTATGCCTCGGACTATTTCGCCGCGCTTTACGAATACGCGGTGGCGCTGATCAAACAAGGCCAGGCGTACGTTTGCGATTTGACTCCGGAGCAAACCGACGAGTATCGCCGGCTCGGCAAAGCCTCCCCATTCCGAGACCGCAGCGTGGAGGAAAATCTCGATTTGTTCACCCGCATGAAGAACGGCGAGTTCCCGGACGGGGCAAAAGTTCTGCGCGCCAAGATCATCGTGGACGCGCCCAATATCTGGTTGCGCGATCCCCTGCTCTACCGCATCAAGCACGCGGAGCATCACCACACCGGCAACGTCTGGTGCATTTATCCGATGTATGACTTCGCGCATTGCCTGAGCGATTACATCGAAGGCATCACGCACAGCGTTTGCACCCTGGAGTTTGAGGTGCATCGTCCGCTTTACGACTGGATTTTGGCAAATCTCAATTTGCCTCGCGCGCTGCCGCATCAATATGAATTCGCCCGGCTCAACCTCAGTTACACCGTGATGAGCAAACGCAAGCTCATGCAGCTTGTGGATGAAAAACTTGTGACCGGCTGGGATGATCCGCGCCTGCCCACCATCTCGGGTTTGCGACGGCGCGGCGTGACTCCGGAGGCGCTGCGCAACTTCGCTTACAACATTGGCATCACGAAATACAATGGCATCACTGACGTGGCCGTACTGGAGTTCGCCATCCGGGAAGACCTGAATAAACGCGCGTTGCGGCGCCTCGCGGTGTTACGCCCGATCAAGGTCGTGCTGACGAATTACCCCGAGGATAAAATCGAGGAACTCGACGCCGTGAATAATCCCGAAGCGGCCAGGACGAGCAGTCCCTCGCCCGCCGACGGTGCGCACGGAGTGTCGTGCCCGACCTATTCAGACGAGCACCTTGGCACCAGGAAAGTGCCGTTCAGCCGCGAACTTTACATTGAACGTGATGACTTTGCGGAAGTTCCACCACCCAAATTTTATCGCCTCAAACCGGGCGGCGAAGTGCGTTTGAAATACGCCTACATCATCCGATGTGACGAGGTGATCAAGGACGCTGACGGGAATCTGGTCGAGCTGCGTTGCACCGCCGACCTCGACAGCAAGATGGGCGGCCCGACGGCGAATCGCAAAGTGAAGGGCACGATTCATTGGGTTAGCGCGCCGCACGCGGTGGATGCGGAGGTGCGGCTTTATGACCGCCTCTTCACCGAAGCCGAACCGGAAAAGGACGGGCGCGATTTCAAATCGGTATTAAATCCGCGCAGCCTGGAGATTCTTACCGCCAAATGCGAGCCGAGTCTCCGAAACGCGCAGCCGTCCGAGCGTTATCAATTTGAGCGGCTGGCTTATTTTGCCTTGGACGCGGAGGCCGCAGCGGCGGACGGCGCCGCCCGGCTGGTGTTCAATCGCACCATCACCCTGAAGGACGCCTGGGCGAAGCAGACCCAAAAAGGCGGCGGCAAATAA